In Cellulomonas wangsupingiae, the genomic window GGTGCTCCTGGCCGACACCGGGGACGCCGCGTCCCTGCGGGCGCTGGCGCGGTCCGCGCGGGTCGTGGTCAGCACCGTCGGCCCGTACCTGCGCCACGGCCTGGGCGTCGTCGAGGCGTGCGCCCGCGCCGGGACGCACTACGCCGACCTGACCGGCGAGGTGCCGTTCGTCCGGCGGGCGGCCGACGCGTTCGACGAGGTCGCGCGCGCGACCGGCGCACGCCTGGTGCACGCGTGCGGGTACGACGCCGTCCCCTCCGACCTGGCCGTCCTGGTGCTGCACCGGCGGGTGGCCGCCGACGACGCGGGGACGCTCGGGCACGTGCGCCTCGTCGCGTCGGCCCGCGGGGGCGTCAGCGGGGGGACGGCCGCGACGGTGCGCGGGCTGGCCGAGCTCGCCGGTCGCGACCCGTCCGTGCGACGCCTGCTGGCCGACCCCTACGCCCTGAGCCCCGCCCGGGCCGCCGAGCCGGTGACGCCCCAGCCCTCGGACACCCCGGTCCCGGGCCGCACCCAGGACGGCGGGTGGGTCGCGCCGTCGCCGATGGCGTCGTTCGACACGCGCGTCGTCCGCCGCTCCAACGCGCTGCAGGGCTGGGCCTACGGGCGCGGACTGCGCTACGAGGAGGTCGCGGCCACCGGCCCCGGGCTGCGCGGGGCGCTCACCGCGGCCGCCGTGGCCGCCGGCCTGCCCCTCGCGCTCGCGGCCCTCGCGCTCCCGCCGACCCGCGCGCTCCTCGACCGCGCCCTGCCGGCACCGGGCACGGGACCGGACGAGCACACGCGCCGCACCGGCTGGTTCCACATGGACGTCCACGCCGTCACGACCACCGGCCGGCGGTACCGGTCCGTCGCCGCGGGTCCCGGTGACCCCGGCTACAGCGCGACGGCCGTGATGCTGGGCGAGGCGGCGCTGGCCCTCGCCCTCGACGCCGACCGGCTCCCGGCCCGCGCCGGCTCGCTCACCCCCGCGACGGCCCTCGGGGACGTGCTCGTCGAGAGGCTGCGTGCGGCCGGGCACACCTACGAGGCCTCCCCGTCAGCACCCGCTCCCGCGCATCAGTCCACGGGTCGCTCGGCGAACCACACCCGCGTCTCGCCGTAACGGCGGTCGTCGACGGCCACGAGCGGTGCCGGCCAGGTGGGCGCCGCCGCGCGCGACGAGCGCTCCACGACCACGACGCCACCGGCGGCCGTGCAGCGCGCCGCACCCGCGATCGCACCCGCCAGCTCGTCGTCGGCGAGGTCGTACGGCGGGTCCAGCAGCACCAGGTCGAACGCGTCGGTGGCAGCGGGAACGACCCGGGCCAGGTAGCGGTCGACCCGGTCGGCCACCACGTCGACGCGGTCGGACAGCCCGAGAGCGCGCGCGTTGCGGCGGCACACCTCGACGGCGCCCCGCGCCGCGTCGACGAGGACGACGTGGACCGCGCCGCGGCTCGCCGCCTCGAGGCCCAGCGCGCCGGACCCGGCGTACAGGTCGAGGACGCGCGCGCCGTCGACCGCGTCCAGGTGCTCGAGGCGGGAGAACAGCGCCTCCCGGACCCGCTCGCTCGTGGGCCGCGTCCCGGACGGGGGCACGCTGAGCCTGCGTCCCCCCGCGCTGCCGGCCACGATGCGCGTCACGACGACGCACCCTTGCGCTGGTCCTGCTCCTCGAGCATGCGCTCCATCCAGCCCTTCTCGGCGGTCGACGACGCGATCATCACGGCGACCACCGACAGGAGCAGCTGCGACGTGACCATGATCGTCGAGACCGTGGTCAGCCCGATCGCGATCCACAGCGGCAGCAGGCACAGCGCGACCAGGTCGGGGCCCCGCGCGATCACCTGCAGCACCCCCGTCGGCAGGGCACCGGCGGGCGTCGCGATGAGCGGCTTGTCCCACCGCGGGGCCGGGCGGTAGGCGGCACGGACCGCGGCGGCCGCCCACACGGGTGCGGACACCACGGCCAGCACCAGCCAGTCCGGCGTCGCACCGGCCCAGCGTCCGACGGCGGCGAACGCGACGAGCGACCACACGAGCATGACGACGCCGGGCACGACCATGCGCAGCCGGCGCACGGTGCGGTCACCGAGCGGCAGCAGGCGGTCGAGGATCGGCGCCATCTCGGCCCAGCGCGCACCCTCCGCGCTCGCGCTCGACGCCATCCACCCACCCAGGAGCACCGCGACGAGCACGCCGACCGGGCTCGCCAGCTGCGGCACCACGGTCGCGAGCAGCGGCAGGCCGGCGGCGACGACGAGCTGCACGAGGTGGCGCAGCGACCGCCGCAGCACGACGAGGTCGGCGGTGACCAGCGCCGTCGCGGGCCCACGTGCCGTGCGCAGCCGCGAGACGCGGCGCCGCGTGGCCGCGACGGCCCCGCCCGACAGGGCCCGGCCCAGCTCCCGGGAGTCGAGCGACACGACCGCGCCGACCGCCTGGGCGGCGACGGACCCGCCCTCGCGCAGCGTGCGACCCGGCAGGTCGCCCAGGCGCCGGTCGAGCTGCACCGCCAGCACGGCGGCGAGCACCGCCGCCGCGAGCACGACGGGCCAGGCCGGGGACGGCAGCGTCGCGGGCGTCCGCCCGGCGAGGACGACCACGCCGGCGAGCACGGGCGCCGCGACCAGCACGGCGTCACCCGCGAGCGCGATCCTCCGCCGCGTGGCACCGAGGGACTGGGCCAACGCGGCGATGAGCACGACTCCGGCAGCGGTGACCGCGCCGAGCAGCCCCGCACGCACGAGGTCGGCGCCACCACGGCCCAGGAGTCCCGCCTCGAGGACGACGACGACGGCCCCTCCCGCGAGCGCGGCCACCAGCGGGAGCCGCGCGGCGGCGGGCCGCAGCAGCCCTCGGCGGTCGACGGGCAGCGGCAGCCACCACGCGGACTGCGCGCCCTCCGTCCCGACGGGACCGAGGCTGCCGGCGGTCGACAGCAGCGCGCCGGCGGCCGCCAGCAGGAGGAACGCGCCCAGCATCGGCAGGCTCAGCCCGCCCGGTTCCTGCACCGGGGGCGCCGGGGGCAACGAGTCCCGCAGCTGCTGCACCACGCCCAGGACGATCAGCACCGAGATCGCGATGCTGGTGACGACGCTGTAGAGGTCGGTGAGCAGCGACCCGATGCTCGCGCCCGCCCGCGCCCGCGCGGCCTGCGCGGTGAACCGCCGGATCGACCTCGCCGACGGCACCTCGCCGAGGTCGAAGCCACCCACGCGCGGGTCGTCGTCCACGGGCGAGGCGTCGCCGCCGGGCGCGTCGAGGTCGGTCACAGCGCGACCCGGGCGATGCGGTCGGCCGCCTCGGCGGGCGAGAGCACGCGGGAGGCGTCGTCGGACACGTGCACGGCCTGCGTGCACACCGCGGTGACCAGGTCCGGGTCGTGCGTCGCGATGAGCACGGCGCCGCCCGCCTCGCGCTCGGCGCGCAACC contains:
- a CDS encoding saccharopine dehydrogenase family protein, giving the protein MTGPARDHDVVVLGATGFAGALVAEHLARHAPADARIALAGRSRERLERVRAGLPPRAADWPVLLADTGDAASLRALARSARVVVSTVGPYLRHGLGVVEACARAGTHYADLTGEVPFVRRAADAFDEVARATGARLVHACGYDAVPSDLAVLVLHRRVAADDAGTLGHVRLVASARGGVSGGTAATVRGLAELAGRDPSVRRLLADPYALSPARAAEPVTPQPSDTPVPGRTQDGGWVAPSPMASFDTRVVRRSNALQGWAYGRGLRYEEVAATGPGLRGALTAAAVAAGLPLALAALALPPTRALLDRALPAPGTGPDEHTRRTGWFHMDVHAVTTTGRRYRSVAAGPGDPGYSATAVMLGEAALALALDADRLPARAGSLTPATALGDVLVERLRAAGHTYEASPSAPAPAHQSTGRSANHTRVSP
- the rsmD gene encoding 16S rRNA (guanine(966)-N(2))-methyltransferase RsmD, with translation MTRIVAGSAGGRRLSVPPSGTRPTSERVREALFSRLEHLDAVDGARVLDLYAGSGALGLEAASRGAVHVVLVDAARGAVEVCRRNARALGLSDRVDVVADRVDRYLARVVPAATDAFDLVLLDPPYDLADDELAGAIAGAARCTAAGGVVVVERSSRAAAPTWPAPLVAVDDRRYGETRVWFAERPVD
- a CDS encoding DUF6297 family protein, encoding MTDLDAPGGDASPVDDDPRVGGFDLGEVPSARSIRRFTAQAARARAGASIGSLLTDLYSVVTSIAISVLIVLGVVQQLRDSLPPAPPVQEPGGLSLPMLGAFLLLAAAGALLSTAGSLGPVGTEGAQSAWWLPLPVDRRGLLRPAAARLPLVAALAGGAVVVVLEAGLLGRGGADLVRAGLLGAVTAAGVVLIAALAQSLGATRRRIALAGDAVLVAAPVLAGVVVLAGRTPATLPSPAWPVVLAAAVLAAVLAVQLDRRLGDLPGRTLREGGSVAAQAVGAVVSLDSRELGRALSGGAVAATRRRVSRLRTARGPATALVTADLVVLRRSLRHLVQLVVAAGLPLLATVVPQLASPVGVLVAVLLGGWMASSASAEGARWAEMAPILDRLLPLGDRTVRRLRMVVPGVVMLVWSLVAFAAVGRWAGATPDWLVLAVVSAPVWAAAAVRAAYRPAPRWDKPLIATPAGALPTGVLQVIARGPDLVALCLLPLWIAIGLTTVSTIMVTSQLLLSVVAVMIASSTAEKGWMERMLEEQDQRKGASS